In Monodelphis domestica isolate mMonDom1 chromosome 4, mMonDom1.pri, whole genome shotgun sequence, one DNA window encodes the following:
- the LOC100027710 gene encoding protein lin-9 homolog, whose product MAELDQLPDESSSAKALVSLKEGSLSNTWNEKYSSLQKTLVWKGKNTASSVEMSFRNSKRSCLFCEDDDRQLSTRSPKRNQRVAMVPQKFTATMSTPDKKASQKIGFWLRNLLKLPKAHKWCIYEWFYSNIDKPLFEGDNDFCVCLKESFPNLKTRKLTRVEWGKIRRLMGKPRRCSSAFFEEERAALKQKWQKIRLLQQRKVADVS is encoded by the coding sequence ATGGCGGAGCTCGACCAGTTGCCTGACGAGAGTTCTTCAGCAAAAGCACTTGTTAGTTTAAAAGAGGGAAGCTTATCCAACACATGGAATGAAAAATACAGTTCCTTACAGAAGACTCTGGTTTGGAAAGGCAAGAACACAGCTTCTTCAGTAGAAATGTCCTTCAGAAATTCAAAACGAAGCTGTCTTTTTTGTGAAGATGATGACAGACAATTAAGTACAAGATCCCccaaaagaaatcagagagtTGCAATGGTTCCACAGAAATTTACAGCAACAATGTCAACACCAGACAAGAAAGCTTCACAGAAGATTGGCTTCTGGCTACGAAACCTTCTCAAACTTCCTAAGGCACATAAGTGGTGTATATATGAGTGGTTCTATTCCAATATAGATAAACCATTATTTGAAGGAGATAATGACTTTTGTGTCTGTCTAAAAGAGTCTTTTCCTAATCTAAAGACCCGAAAGTTAACAAGAGTGGAATGGGGGAAAATTAGACGGCTGATGGGAAAACCACGGAGGTGTTCTTCAgcattttttgaagaagaaagagcAGCATTAAAACAGAAATGGCAAAAAATTCGGCTCCTACAACAAAGGAAGGTTGCAGATGTTTCCTAA
- the LOC107652303 gene encoding endogenous retrovirus group K member 6 Env polyprotein-like: MTFTILTLLNICHAEVYWSIVPKPPILRMLTWMDKPPPVYVNNMDWLPHPILAKRVPLESEGALYNYSGSTVYPPFCMSFRNSFIGNSFCVPRRHQAWIVKNATDNSYVGVGMGVIGMGDELARKAFKSEHPANRYLCPNQIGTVQKELPWTDCSVRVPRKVKMPATTDFNIYNWAPRLRCGRSEQLTRLDKYTDYEKWHLPCQDLQKIEDLLEVDMAGSRLAIEAGPIQNTQWKIVAATQPIYKFKVKVTNSGLDLEYDSHINVTACVFAPYVMLVGNSLRIFKNDHGLYEINCTKCRLHQCLSPKNQDSYVAIMYHPPLMWVPVDLTETWASTPTVHIVQKAFNMVIHRSKRMVLEVIGAVVSVIAMITSLTTATLALTSSIQNHEFIQEVVSNSSKLWHTQQSIDLAYRDELDSLKDAVFWLGKEVVALHTRITYPCHCNQTGYCITPLPYDNVSYEWQLVVQHIKGAWGSHNSTLDIIKLQQQINRLDQIVYENEAANIAANWEATLSSLDPQNWFGRANLTSIGTIILFILLAIGLIILCSRSCKNRAYIRGILPELARSYHTRQLVPENVELNTTIP; encoded by the coding sequence ATGACATtcactattttgactttgctgAACATCTGTCATGCTGAAGTCTACTGGTCCATCGTGCCTAAGCCTCCTATTTTGAGAATGTTAACTTGGATGGACAAGCCCCCTCCGGTATATGTTAACAACATGGACTGGCTACCACACCCTATTCTAGCCAAACGTGTTCCTCTAGAGTCTGAAGGGGCTCTGTACAATTATTCAGGATCTACTGTGTATCCtccattttgtatgtcttttagAAATTCGTTTATTGGTAATTCTTTCTGTGTACCACGCAGACATCAAGCGTGGATTGTCAAAAATGCCACTGACAACAGTTATGTAGGGGTTGGCATGGGTGTGATAGGAATGGGAGATGAGTTAGCACGTAAGGCGTTTAAATCTGAACACCCTGCTAACAGGTACTTATGTCCAAACCAGATAGGTACGGTACAAAAGGAGTTGCCATGGACAGATTGTTCTGTCCGAGTGCCCAGGAAGGTTAAGATGCCGGCAACCACAGACTTTAACATTTACAATTGGGCACCCAGGTTACGTTGTGGTCGCTCTGAACAACTGACACGATTAGACAAATACACTGACTATGAGAAATGGCACCTGCCATGTCAGGATCTTCAGAAAATTGAGGACTTACTAGAAGTGGACATGGCTGGTTCTAGACTTGCTATTGAGGCAGGTCCTATACAGAACACGCAGTGGAAGATAGTGGCTGCCACGCAGCCGATATACAAGTTTAAGGTCAAGGTGACAAACTCAGGACTTGATCTTGAGTATGACAGTCACATCAATGTCACAGCATGTGTTTTTGCTCCTTATGTAATGCTAGTAGGTAACAGCCttcgaatttttaaaaatgaccacgGTCTATATGAGATCAACTGCACAAAATGTCGACTACATCAATGCCTTAGTCCTAAAAACCAAGATTCATATGTTGCTATCATGTATCATCCACCTTTAATGTGGGTACCTGTCGACTTGACAGAGACGTGGGCATCTACGCCTACTGTGCACATTGTTCAAAAGGCATTTAACATGGTTATACACAGGTCCAAGAGAATGGTCTTGGAAGTTATAGGAGCCGTAGTCTCAGTAATTGCCATGATCACATCACTAACCACGGCAACATTGGCATTAACTTCCTCTATCCAGAACCATGAGTTCATACAGGAAGTGGTGTCTAACTCTTCCAAATTATGGCACACTCAGCAGAGTATTGACTTAGCTTATAGAGATGAGCTGGACAGTTTAAAAGATGCTGTGTTTTGGTTAGGTAAAGAGGTTGTAGCTTTACACACAAGAATTACTTATCCCTGTCATTGCAATCAAACGGGTTATTGTATTACTCCGTTGCCCTATGATAATGTGTCATATGAATGGCAACTGGTCGTTCAGCACATCAAGGGTGCTTGGGGAAGTCATAACAGCACCTTGGACATTATTAAGTTGCAACAGCAGATCAACAGATTAGACCAAATTGTATATGAGAATGAAGCTGCAAATATAGCTGCAAATTGGgaagcaactttatcttcccttgaTCCCCAAAATTGGTTTGGTAGAGCTAACTTAACCAGCATTGGTactatcattttattcatattattggcTATTGGTTTGATTATACTTTGCAGCAGAAGCTGTAAAAACAGAGCCTACATTCGAGGCATACTGCCAGAATTGGCACGGTCTTATCACACTAGGCAATTGGTGCctgaaaatgttgaattgaacaCGACCATTCCATGA